The proteins below come from a single Oncorhynchus keta strain PuntledgeMale-10-30-2019 chromosome 1, Oket_V2, whole genome shotgun sequence genomic window:
- the LOC118390038 gene encoding C2 calcium-dependent domain-containing protein 4C-like produces the protein MWVLDKIRGSVETTVLRRGENGDKEGNTPAYSNVLTPDKIPDFFIPPKLVSCPPEPETLDVVKPKEGLWLSASEQTIGSKKISSPQSPRLVVKLAGDTKNLLRAANRHIIQIESADDVVAGDTNADPQSQTAMSLPYVPKTQTSYGFATLMESPHTRRKESLFHCDQTSPLTSPNCQRKGKSSVSEGNHLNPPVFNASHNPYRYFSGGESDTCSSAESSPFSSPLLSRSASLLKIFTHETQAKVVKAKSKFARHSSLSTDECSSAEPSPNVPRRLHSPSLHGSGPSDREHTINLQNGGRVRLSADYDAGTARLRIRVLAAEELYDKVYDIKSINCCVSLYLNPGKLQKQRSTIIKNSRNPVFNEDFFFDSVTSVQVKNLAVKIKVVNKGTSLKRDTLLGEREIPLEKLIHDL, from the coding sequence ATGTGGGTTCTGGACAAGATCCGTGGGTCGGTAGAAACCACTGTACTCCGGAGGGGGGAGAATGGAGACAAGGAGGGCAATACTCCAGCCTACAGCAATGTTCTCACCCCTGATAAGATCCCTGACTTCTTTATTCCCCCCAAGCTGGTCTCCTGCCCCCCAGAGCCTGAGACCCTGGACGTCGTCAAGCCCAAGGAGGGCCTTTGGCTCTCGGCCTCTGAGCAGACCATTGGCAGTAAGAAAATCAGCAGTCCTCAAAGTCCTCGTCTGGTTGTCAAGCTGGCTGGGGACACCAAGAACCTGCTGAGGGCAGCAAACCGTCACATCATCCAGATAGAGAGCGCTGATGATGTGGTGGCAGGGGACACCAATGCTGACCCTCAGTCTCAGACTGCAATGTCACTGCCCTACGTCCCCAAGACCCAGACCTCCTATGGTTTTGCCACTCTGATGGAGAGCCCCCACACCCGCCGCAAGGAGTCCCTTTTCCACTGTGACCAGACCAGCCCCCTGACCTCCCCCAACTGCCAGCGGAAGGGGAAGAGCAGCGTCAGCGAGGGCAACCACCTCAACCCCCCTGTCTTCAACGCGTCTCACAACCCGTACCGCTACTTTAGTGGAGGGGAGAGTGACACCTGTTCCTCGGCTGAGTCCTCTCCCTTCAGCTCCCCGCTGCTCTCCCGCTCTGCCTCGCTGCTCAAGATCTTCACACATGAGACGCAGGCCAAGGTGGTGAAGGCCAAGAGCAAGTTTGCCCGCCACAGCTCCTTATCCACAGACGAGTGCAGCTCGGCCGAGCCCAGTCCTAACGTGCCGCGGCGTCTCCACTCCCCTTCCCTCCACGGTAGTGGGCCGTCGGACCGTGAGCACACCATTAACCTGCAGAATGGCGGCAGGGTGAGGCTAAGCGCCGACTACGATGCCGGCACAGCCCGCCTGCGCATCCGTGTTCTGGCTGCCGAAGAGCTATACGACAAGGTGTACGACATCAAGAGCATCAACTGCTGCGTGTCGCTGTACCTGAACCCTGGCAAGCTGCAGAAACAGAGGAGCACTATCATCAAGAACAGCCGGAATCCTGTGTTCAATGAGGACTTCTTCTTTGACTCTGTGACCTCCGTGCAGGTGAAGAACCTGGCAGTGAAGATCAAGGTGGTGAATAAGGGCACCAGCCTGAAGAGAGACACTCTGCTCGGGGAGAGAGAGATTCCTTTGGAGAAGCTGATCCATGACCTCTAG